In one Macaca fascicularis isolate 582-1 chromosome 6, T2T-MFA8v1.1 genomic region, the following are encoded:
- the CAMLG gene encoding guided entry of tail-anchored proteins factor CAMLG isoform X1: MESMAVATDGGERPGVPAGSGLSASQRRAELRRRKLLMNSEQRINRIMGFHRPGSGAEEESQTKSKQQDSDKLNSLSVPSVSKRVVLGDSVSTGTTDQQGGVAEVKGTQLGDKLDSFIKPPECSNDVNLELRQRNRGDLTADSVQRGARHGLEQYLSRFEEAMKLRKQLISEKPSQEDGSTTEEFDSFRIFRLVGCALLALGVRAFVCKYLSIFAPFLTLQLAYMGLYKYFPKSEKKIKTTVLTAALLLSGIPAEVINRSMDTYSKMGEVFTDLCVYFFTFIFCHELLDYWGSEVP; encoded by the exons ATGGAGTCGATGGCTGTCGCTACCGACGGCGGGGAGAGGCCGGGGGTCCCAGCGGGCTCAGGCCTGTCGGCCTCCCAGCGTCGAGCCGAGCTGCGTCGGAGGAAGCTGCTCATGAACTCCGAACAGCGCATCAACCGGATCATGGGCTTTCACAGGCCCGGGAGCGGCGCGG aagaagaaagtCAAACAAAATCAAAGCAGCAGGACAGTGATAAACTGAACTCCCTCAGCGTTCCTTCAGTTTCAAAACGAGTAGTGCTGGGTGATTCAGTCAGTACAGGAACAACTGACCAGCAGGGTGGTGTGGCCGAGGTAAAGGGGACCCAACTGGGAGACAAATTGGACTCTTTCATTAAACCACCTGAGTGCAGTAATGATGTCAACCTTGAGCTCCGGCAGCGGAACAGAGGGGACTTGACAGCGGACTCAGTCCAGAGGGGTGCCCGCCATGGCCTAGAGCAGTACCTTTCCAGATTCGAAGAAGCAATGAAGCTAAGGAAACAGCTGATTAGTGAAAAACCCAGTCAAGAGGATGGAAGTACAACAGAAGAATTTGACTCTTTTCGAATATTTAGATTGGTGGGATGTGCTCTTCTTGCTCTTGGAGTCAGAGCTTTTGTTTGCAAATACTTG TCCATATTTGCTCCATTTCTTACTTTGCAACTTGCGTACATGggattatacaaatattttcccaag AGTGAAAAGAAGATAAAGACAACAGTACTAACAGCTGCACTTTTATTATCGGGAATTCCTGCTGAAGTGATAAATCGATCAATGGATACCTATAGCAAAATGGGCGAAGTCTTCACAGATCTCTGTGTCTACTTTTTCACCTTTATCTTTTGTCATGAACTGCTTGATTATTGGGGCTCTGAAGTACCATGA
- the CAMLG gene encoding guided entry of tail-anchored proteins factor CAMLG isoform X2: MESMAVATDGGERPGVPAGSGLSASQRRAELRRRKLLMNSEQRINRIMGFHRPGSGAEEESQTKSKQQDSDKLNSLSVPSVSKRVVLGDSVSTGTTDQQGGVAEVKGTQLGDKLDSFIKPPECSNDVNLELRQRNRGDLTADSVQRGARHGLEQYLSRFEEAMKLRKQLISEKPSQEDGSTTEEFDSFRIFRLVGCALLALGVRAFVCKYLSEKKIKTTVLTAALLLSGIPAEVINRSMDTYSKMGEVFTDLCVYFFTFIFCHELLDYWGSEVP; the protein is encoded by the exons ATGGAGTCGATGGCTGTCGCTACCGACGGCGGGGAGAGGCCGGGGGTCCCAGCGGGCTCAGGCCTGTCGGCCTCCCAGCGTCGAGCCGAGCTGCGTCGGAGGAAGCTGCTCATGAACTCCGAACAGCGCATCAACCGGATCATGGGCTTTCACAGGCCCGGGAGCGGCGCGG aagaagaaagtCAAACAAAATCAAAGCAGCAGGACAGTGATAAACTGAACTCCCTCAGCGTTCCTTCAGTTTCAAAACGAGTAGTGCTGGGTGATTCAGTCAGTACAGGAACAACTGACCAGCAGGGTGGTGTGGCCGAGGTAAAGGGGACCCAACTGGGAGACAAATTGGACTCTTTCATTAAACCACCTGAGTGCAGTAATGATGTCAACCTTGAGCTCCGGCAGCGGAACAGAGGGGACTTGACAGCGGACTCAGTCCAGAGGGGTGCCCGCCATGGCCTAGAGCAGTACCTTTCCAGATTCGAAGAAGCAATGAAGCTAAGGAAACAGCTGATTAGTGAAAAACCCAGTCAAGAGGATGGAAGTACAACAGAAGAATTTGACTCTTTTCGAATATTTAGATTGGTGGGATGTGCTCTTCTTGCTCTTGGAGTCAGAGCTTTTGTTTGCAAATACTTG AGTGAAAAGAAGATAAAGACAACAGTACTAACAGCTGCACTTTTATTATCGGGAATTCCTGCTGAAGTGATAAATCGATCAATGGATACCTATAGCAAAATGGGCGAAGTCTTCACAGATCTCTGTGTCTACTTTTTCACCTTTATCTTTTGTCATGAACTGCTTGATTATTGGGGCTCTGAAGTACCATGA